In Pseudoduganella albidiflava, a single window of DNA contains:
- a CDS encoding TonB-dependent receptor, with translation MIAHFSTSISLPPLRPLTAAIALAMLGAVPAQAQQADSGKLEQVVVTANKRAQNLQDVPAAISVINDATLQRANVRDIDDLPSLSPALTISYGSQPGNNSINMRGIGTFSLGIGTESDVAVIVDDIPMGLQAGAFKDMTDIFRVEVLKGPQSTLFGKSSIAGALNITTKPIAGTRKASTSFLLTDDKEWRASASVSGPLTDTLRGRVTVSKTGFGGVVDNLYDGSKLNGSRGETIMGKFEWNPSDQFQAVFSPHYNRTNRNCCVNPYTSITPGGYYQNVPQLPATELNAGIPIGPGNTAVSNDYPAGGKFRDAGAGLRLNWQFGDDSVLAGHNLTSITSFGNYHMDDFQDGDGTSSDILRYLPVNGRPTGLSGGLYSFGTFDVKSITQEVRLTSPDTGKFRYVTGFWYGRNMLNRLLVRAPVSSYVTAYEAQAWNTNYALFGQASYAFAEKTSLIAGLRLNREDSGYGFTRYTPPPAARVPTEFYTDDHSDNAVTGKVGLEHHVSRDTMAYATFSTGYKGVAYDLTSGFNAAVARKQPVDPEKAKNFELGLKTALLDNRATLDIALFNTNFRGFQQAAGFVDDDNVFRTTLHSIGGLRTRGLEVDGTLRASRALLLNASFAWTQATITEFENGPCHWVLNAAGTAAIVGGNCAPNPQYANANVQNLKGATLPNAPKIKVNLGGQYDVPLQAAGFDLFVTGAWRWQSRTQFALNQDPVTVQGGYGVANLGFGMKDKRDRYKLSFFVNNLFDKTYAIGLGNSVATGTWSAKAPNPVAVVSTTSWLPPRDYTRYVGARLDLNF, from the coding sequence ATGATTGCGCACTTCAGCACTTCCATCAGCCTGCCGCCGCTGCGGCCCCTGACCGCGGCCATCGCCCTGGCGATGCTGGGCGCCGTGCCGGCCCAGGCCCAGCAGGCCGACAGCGGCAAGCTCGAACAGGTGGTCGTCACCGCCAACAAGCGGGCACAGAACCTGCAAGACGTCCCGGCGGCCATCTCGGTGATCAACGACGCCACGCTGCAGCGCGCCAACGTGCGCGACATCGACGATCTGCCGTCGCTGTCGCCGGCGCTGACGATTTCCTATGGCTCGCAACCCGGCAACAACAGCATCAACATGCGCGGCATCGGCACTTTCTCGCTGGGCATCGGCACCGAGTCCGACGTCGCCGTGATCGTCGACGACATCCCGATGGGCCTGCAGGCCGGCGCCTTCAAGGACATGACGGACATCTTCCGCGTGGAAGTGCTGAAGGGCCCGCAAAGCACGCTGTTCGGCAAGTCTTCCATCGCCGGCGCGCTGAACATCACCACCAAGCCGATCGCCGGCACGCGCAAGGCCAGCACCAGCTTCCTGCTGACGGACGACAAGGAGTGGCGCGCCAGTGCCAGCGTGTCCGGCCCGCTGACCGACACGCTGCGCGGCCGCGTCACCGTCAGCAAGACCGGTTTCGGCGGCGTCGTCGACAACCTGTACGATGGCTCGAAGCTCAACGGCAGCCGCGGCGAAACCATCATGGGCAAGTTCGAATGGAATCCATCCGACCAGTTCCAGGCCGTGTTCTCGCCGCATTACAACCGCACCAACCGCAACTGCTGCGTGAATCCGTACACGTCGATCACGCCGGGTGGCTACTACCAGAACGTGCCCCAGTTGCCGGCCACCGAACTGAATGCCGGCATTCCGATCGGCCCCGGCAACACGGCCGTCAGCAACGACTACCCGGCCGGCGGCAAGTTCCGCGATGCCGGTGCCGGCCTTCGCCTGAACTGGCAGTTCGGCGACGATTCGGTGCTGGCCGGCCATAACCTCACCTCCATCACCTCGTTCGGCAACTACCACATGGACGACTTCCAGGACGGCGACGGCACCAGCAGCGACATCCTGCGCTACCTGCCCGTCAATGGCCGGCCAACGGGCCTCTCCGGTGGCCTGTACAGCTTCGGCACCTTCGACGTGAAGTCGATCACGCAGGAAGTGCGCCTCACGTCGCCCGATACCGGCAAGTTCCGCTACGTCACCGGATTCTGGTACGGCCGCAACATGCTCAACCGCCTGCTGGTGCGGGCGCCGGTGAGCAGCTACGTCACCGCCTACGAGGCGCAGGCCTGGAACACCAACTACGCACTGTTCGGCCAGGCCAGCTATGCCTTCGCGGAGAAAACCAGCCTGATCGCGGGGCTGCGCCTGAACCGGGAGGATTCGGGCTACGGCTTCACCCGCTACACGCCGCCGCCCGCCGCGCGCGTGCCGACCGAGTTCTACACGGACGACCACTCGGACAACGCCGTCACCGGCAAGGTGGGCCTGGAACACCATGTGAGTCGCGACACGATGGCCTACGCGACATTCTCCACCGGCTACAAGGGTGTCGCCTACGATCTCACCAGCGGCTTCAACGCCGCCGTGGCGCGCAAGCAGCCGGTCGATCCGGAAAAGGCGAAGAACTTCGAACTGGGCCTGAAGACCGCGCTGCTGGACAACCGCGCCACGCTCGACATCGCCCTGTTCAACACGAACTTCCGCGGCTTCCAGCAGGCGGCCGGTTTCGTCGACGACGACAACGTCTTCCGCACCACGCTGCACAGCATCGGCGGCTTGCGCACGCGCGGCCTGGAAGTGGATGGCACGCTGCGCGCCAGCCGCGCGCTGCTGCTGAACGCCAGCTTCGCCTGGACCCAGGCCACCATCACGGAATTCGAGAACGGCCCGTGCCACTGGGTGCTCAACGCGGCCGGCACGGCGGCCATCGTGGGCGGCAATTGCGCGCCGAACCCGCAATACGCGAACGCCAATGTGCAGAACCTGAAGGGGGCCACGCTGCCGAACGCGCCGAAGATCAAGGTCAACCTGGGCGGCCAGTACGACGTGCCGCTGCAGGCCGCCGGCTTCGACCTGTTCGTCACGGGCGCCTGGCGCTGGCAAAGCCGCACCCAGTTCGCGCTGAACCAGGACCCGGTGACGGTGCAGGGCGGCTACGGCGTGGCCAACCTTGGCTTCGGCATGAAGGACAAGCGCGACCGCTACAAGCTGTCGTTCTTCGTCAACAACCTGTTCGACAAGACGTATGCGATCGGCCTGGGCAACTCGGTGGCCACCGGTACGTGGAGCGCGAAGGCGCCGAACCCGGTGGCCGTGGTCAGCACCACCTCGTGGCTGCCGCCGCGCGATTACACCCGCTACGTCGGCGCCCGGCTCGACCTGAATTTCTGA
- a CDS encoding glycoside hydrolase family 88 protein — protein sequence MTLPMHSSPPAGDDVLEGALDLALGQLAANLRRFTERFPDDTTTANHYTLRRYEDHPAGVNAGWTSGFWTGMLWMAYELTGATAFRQAAASQLPSFAWRLEQDIQVDHHDLGFLYMPSAVAAWRITGETAPHRMALQAADRLMRRYLPGAGIIQAWGDLDDPAQRGRIIIDCLMNLPLLHWASAQSGDGRYREAALSHLRQSRKYLVRPDHSSFHTYHFDPVTGDALGGSTAQGASDDSCWARGQAWGIYGFALNHRHAPELGLLDIACAQADYFLARLPEHGIAYWDLAYGDGSGEPWDSSASAIAACGLLEVCALLPEGALHARYRAAALHLLGSLARRCAARQPDSDALLLHGVYSKPHGQGIDEASLWGDFFYLEALARVTRGWTSYW from the coding sequence ATGACTTTACCCATGCATTCTTCCCCGCCGGCCGGCGACGACGTGCTGGAAGGCGCGCTGGACCTGGCCCTGGGCCAGCTGGCGGCCAACCTGCGGCGCTTCACGGAACGCTTCCCCGACGACACCACCACCGCCAACCACTACACGCTGCGCCGCTACGAAGACCATCCGGCGGGCGTGAATGCCGGCTGGACCAGCGGCTTCTGGACCGGCATGCTGTGGATGGCCTATGAACTGACGGGGGCCACGGCGTTCCGCCAGGCCGCGGCCAGCCAGCTGCCCAGTTTCGCCTGGCGCCTGGAGCAGGATATCCAGGTCGACCATCATGACCTGGGCTTCCTGTACATGCCTTCGGCGGTGGCCGCGTGGCGCATCACCGGCGAGACGGCGCCGCACCGGATGGCGCTCCAGGCGGCCGACCGGCTGATGCGGCGCTACCTGCCGGGCGCCGGCATCATCCAGGCCTGGGGCGACCTGGACGACCCGGCGCAGCGGGGCCGGATCATCATCGACTGCCTGATGAACCTGCCCCTGCTGCACTGGGCCAGTGCGCAGAGCGGCGACGGGCGCTATCGCGAGGCCGCGCTGTCGCACCTGCGCCAGTCGCGCAAGTACCTGGTGCGCCCGGATCACTCCAGCTTCCACACCTACCACTTCGATCCGGTGACCGGCGACGCGCTGGGCGGCAGCACGGCGCAGGGCGCGTCGGACGATTCGTGCTGGGCGCGTGGCCAGGCCTGGGGCATCTACGGCTTCGCGCTGAACCACCGCCACGCGCCGGAGCTGGGCCTGCTCGATATCGCCTGTGCCCAGGCCGACTACTTCCTGGCCCGGCTGCCGGAACACGGCATCGCCTACTGGGACCTGGCCTACGGCGACGGCAGCGGCGAGCCGTGGGACAGCTCGGCCTCCGCCATCGCAGCATGCGGGCTGCTGGAAGTGTGCGCGCTGCTGCCGGAGGGCGCACTCCACGCACGCTACCGCGCCGCGGCGCTGCACCTGCTCGGCAGCCTGGCGCGGCGCTGCGCCGCCCGCCAGCCGGACAGCGACGCGCTGCTGCTGCATGGCGTGTACAGCAAGCCGCACGGGCAGGGCATCGACGAGGCCAGCCTGTGGGGCGACTTCTTCTACCTGGAAGCGCTGGCGCGGGTCACGCGCGGCTGGACCAGCTACTGGTAG